Proteins co-encoded in one Rhopalosiphum maidis isolate BTI-1 chromosome 2, ASM367621v3, whole genome shotgun sequence genomic window:
- the LOC113553868 gene encoding transmembrane protein 179-like, giving the protein MALTNKLLLSQVAGYTIAAILSLCIIIPMSLHQDEFKGHCLLFSSGQWLEKNGQFLVNWASQAYCNYSIFVGVLLLVISSIQTYRMSIFAYKGTDSSFLLTFIDAITCVLMCIFTINAALMITFGFMTWCNDMIERFPSCEMAAGNPIDIQDGIDTSGFYFQLGVAQFGIWASWSCWVGLTVCTMCKLCYYHQMSNMKASMLRERQKLIDEGMAAPTRVTPYTTQTDTSDESNNSKIESQPSKSIDVKNIQ; this is encoded by the exons ATGGCACTcacaaataagttattattaagtcAAGTAGCTGGCTATACAATAGCAGCAATTCTTTCACTATGCATCATTATACCAATGAGTCTTCATCAAGatgaatttaa AGGACATTGTCTTTTGTTTTCTTCTGGTCAATGGCTTGAGAAGAATGGTCAGTTTTTAGTAAATTGGGCTTCTCAAGCTTATTGCAACTATTCAATTTTTGTCGGAGTTTTGCTATTAGTGATATCATCAATACAGACGTATAGGATGTCAATTTTTGCTTATAAGGGAACTGACag ttcatttttattgacatttattgATGCCATTACATGTGTacttatgtgtatttttacaaTCAATGCTGCTCTGATGATAACATTTGGATTTATGACATGGTGTAATGACATGATTGAAAGATTTCCAtc gtgTGAAATGGCTGCTGGAAATCCTATTGATATTCAAGATGGAATTGATACATCTGGTTTTTACTTCCAACTTGGGGTAGCTCAG tttGGTATATGGGCATCATGGTCCTGCTGGGTTGGCTTGACAGTTTGCACCATGTGTAAACtttgttattatcatcaaatgAGTAATATGAAAGCTTCAATGTTACGAGAAAGACAGAAACTTATTGATGAAGGTATGGCTGCACCCACACGAGTGACTCCATATACTACTCAAACAGATACTTCAGATGAAagtaataattctaaaattgaaTCACAACCATCAAAATCTattgatgttaaaaatattcagtag
- the LOC113553405 gene encoding protein PTCD3 homolog, mitochondrial-like: MLNNYRTVFLRKSNETIQLFRLSSSTLEKSSSNGIKIDIPKYINRSSTDILKAISSTIQRDPTAAHYKYHDDPYLIPVSNFQKRAYALSQESGRKAAHWIRNQHPELFNHKVAFPPIEKFCPKVVYDESCELDENELKIIIEKSIVSDAITVYNLLTKKGIEISSDTQQSLLELVCFYNSQDDLEEDWIEERWYTQVNKDREEFRNTWKSNGFAMTLFSTIKSPNSHHYSIIIQGMAKYNQFEDAYKLYKEAIEKGFILTTNAYNSAIKTAVYVKEGADHKWLHIQEILTQMNDSGVPMNLFTLNSILNVLFTMATNAESKKYALKTIAEAKQFGIEPSLASYYYLLQIFCADRKNKSTILVDILNTIEDKSLTIKDLADIHFFTAAMENCRYHLQNVDVALRVHSILLKERNYNLIGDSYRESVYYRHFFAILCQNESVEFLMKYYDDLVPHIYIPEPTITELIVKSINISAAVELYPKIWSDILMFDQADREPIIIELTNGMAQNLFPSFESSVKEKLGTLSGTIYDAIEERKETGKIKMSWTGNMLGNLINICLFGDNINKATEIIVKLHKHQNEIIGIPDSNTIATFLDYCIENNCFNELLKCIEYSLEVNYFELDDFISKIMTKMTLSPMQRAHLSKLVGTEHYVEIENKIEFVSG; encoded by the exons atgttaaataactaCAG GACTGTATTCTTAAGAAAATCTAACGAAACTATTCAATTGTTTCGACTATCATCTAGTACTTTGGAAAAATCTTCAAGCAAtggaattaaaattgatatacctaaatatataaatcgaaGTTCAACTGatatactaaaa GCGATTTCAAGTACTATACAACGAGACCCAACTGCTGCTCACTATAAATACCATGATGACCCATATTTAATTCcagtttcaaattttcaaaaaagagcTTATGCTTTAAGTCAAGAATCAGGTAGAAAAGCTGCACATTGGATTCGTAATCAACATCCTGAATTGTTTAACCATAAAGTAGCATTTCCTCCTATTGAG AAATTTTGCCCCAAAGTTGTATACGATGAAAGTTGTGAGTTGGATgagaatgaattaaaaataataattgaaaaatctatTGTGTCTGACGCTATAACTGTTTATAACCTATTAACGAAAAAAGgaatag AAATAAGTTCTGATACACAACAATCACTTTTGGAGTTAGTATGTTTTTACAATAGTCAAGATGATTTAGAAGAAGACTGGATTGAAGAACGTTGGTATACACAAGTTAATAAAGATCGAGAAGAATTTAGAAATACTTGgaa atctaATGGATTTGCAATGACTCTTTTTTCAACTATTAAATCTCCTAATTCTcatcattattcaataattatacaagggatggcaaaatataatcaa tttgaagatgcatacaaattatacaaagaAGCTATTGAAaaaggatttattttaacaaccaATGCATATAATTCTGCTATTAAAACAGCTGTTTATGTCAAAGAAGGAGCAGACCATAAGTGGCTTCATAtacaa gaaATATTAACTCAAATGAATGATTCAGGTGTacctatgaatttatttacattaaattcaattcttaatgttttatttactatgGCGACAAATgctgaatcaaaaaaatatgcattaaaaacaattgctGAAGCTAAACAATTTGGTATTGAACCAAGTTTAGCttcatactattatttattacagataTTTTGTGCAGAca GAAAAAACAAGAGCACTATTctagttgatattttaaatactattgaaGATAAATCATTAACTATCAAAGACTTGgctgatatacatttttttactgctGCTATGGAAAATTGTCGGTACCATTTACAAAACGTTGATGTTGCACTTAGAGttcattctattttattaaaggaaagaaattataatttaattggagATTCATATAGAGAATCAGtctatta TCGTCATTTTTTTGCTATCTTATGTCAAAATGAATCGGTTGAATTTTTGATGAAATACTACGATGATTTGGTCCCACACATATACATACCTGAACCGACTATTACTGAG TTGATTGTGAAATCGATAAATATTTCTGCAGCTGTTGAATTATATCCAAAAATTTGGtcagatattttaatgtttgatcAAGCAGATAGAGAGCCCATTATAATAGAGTTAACTAATGGTATGGCTCAAAATTTGTTCCCAAGTTTTGAATCGTctgttaaagaaaaattaggtACATTATCAGGTACAATTTATGATGCTATCGAAGAAAGAAAAGAAactggtaaaataaaaatgtc atggaCAGGTAATATGTTGGGAAATTTGATAAACATCTGTTTGTTTGGAGATAATATTAACAAGGCTActgaaattattgtaaaactgcATAAACATCAAAACGAAATCATTGGAATTCCAGATAGCAATACAATCGctacatttttagattattgcattgaaaataattgttttaatgaattatta AAGTGCATTGAATACTCTTTGGAAGTAAACTATTTTGAATTAGATGATttcatttctaaaattatgacAAAAATGACTTTATCACCAATGCAGCGTGCACATTTGTCAAAATTGGTTGGAACTGAACATTatgttgaaattgaaaataaaattgaatttgttagCGGTtaa
- the LOC113551360 gene encoding eukaryotic translation initiation factor 2-alpha kinase, with protein MNLNIINYLLKIVFIVFGVQTVFVLCDKPVCPGNHDVNKQFIFISTLDGKLTALNTAEGGTEAWEFSTEPGALLSSSIDQLELSNHGHWVRMIPSLSGSLYKFDGENLDRIPFTVDSLLKSSFRYNDDLLISGGKISRTYGVDMSTGQLLYTCDMAQCNNITSNSFTSIDGNILILQRQTQTVRASDPRTGIERWNFSVGLHDIKVIMDLNNNCHTTNPSVKLDFKINIPKGVITAVAFDRPQEVIWTHKSKSPIVNVWKFEHGKVEPIDLFKRDHNMNSIDPLVYLGMHKKQLYIQESDKIFAINPTSYQQSLLLEEDEVDKSRIPWKPIPVSGQIISKSSSAVQTTDDVSKTTALSVLYASEYINGNGYYLNGPKKTKRITDGKKYKSFNTENENETENDQESIIKYEEGLDMPVEIIIVSLWYWWKEVLFISVITAILINIFIPSRIARIITFIRNHSKKNEDDEKIVELIENKVDCGKDSGVELSLNSIVQKQLHPIVEFKSRYLQDFEPIHCLGKGGFGIVFEARNKIDDCHYAIKRIPLPSQEESRNRVLREVKALAKLDHQYIVRYFNTWLEEPPSGWQEKHDDDWLKNSGDMDMSSNITTSEKQVTNLCPNKHHVRTKSLSTMITFPESSEELSDILNNPHALRSYNDKSDSSFIIFDSQTTDNNKKDCILDISSDNLTKGSKRRRYKSECDTRSNVHSERKTTRHYLYIQMQLCHKNSLREWLKDNTKNRDMKYILNIFSQIILAVEYVHLQGLIHRDLKPSNIFFSLDGQIKIGDFGLVTEMIESDEGMTLFDNKKKWLNEQHTDRVGTQLYMSPEQISGKSYNYKVDIYSLGVIFFELLNPFTTEMERYQTLTQLRNYIFPPQFLKTFKNEYDLLCLMLSPDPTLRPTTFGIRARLPLSTPDSNLDPILTDSTYEFELHNRKSSAIKVLKN; from the exons atgaatttaaacataataaattatttattaaaaatagtgtttatagtttttggaGTTCAAACTGTGTTTGTCCTCTGTGACAAACCAGTTTGCCCAGGAAATCATGATGTCAATAAAca GTTTATATTCATAAGTACTTTGGATGGAAAACTTACAGCATTAAATACTGCTGAAGGTGGAACAGAGGCTTGGGAATTTTCAACTGAGCCAGGAGCATTGTTATCTTCTAGCATTGACCAACTAgag ttatCAAACCATGGTCATTGGGTACGAATGATTCCATCTTTGAGTGGAAGTTTGTACAAATTTGATGGTGAAAATCTTGATCGTATACCATTTACTGTCGATTCTTTATTAAAGTCATCTTTTCGATACAATGATGATCTATTAATATCtg gcgGAAAGATTAGTCGAACATATGGTGTTGATATGAGTACtggtcaattattatatacatgtgacATGGCtcagtgtaataatattacaagtaaTAGTTTCACAAGCATAgatggaaatattttaattttacagagACAAACACAAACTGTTCGAGCATCAGACCCTCGTACTGGAATAGAAAG gTGGAATTTTAGTGTTGGGTTACATgacataaaagtaattatggatttaaataataattgtcatacCACAAATCCTAGTGTCAaacttgattttaaaataaacatacctaAAGGAGTTATAACAGCAGTTGCATTCGACAGGCCCCAAGAAGTTATTTGGACTCACaaa tcaaAGTCCCCCATTGTAAATGTCTGGAAATTTGAACATGGGAAAGTGGAaccaattgatttatttaaacgagATCATAACATGAATTCTATAGATCCTTTAGTGTATCTTGGGATGCATAaaaaacaa TTGTATATTCAAGaaagtgataaaatatttgcaattaATCCAACTTCATATCAACAATCACTTCTTCTTGAAGAGGATGAAGTAGATAAATCTAGAATTCCTTGGAAACCAATACCAGTTTCTG GTCAAATCATTTCAAAAAGTTCTTCAGCTGTACAGACTACTGACGATGTATCTAAAACTACAGCTTTATCAGTACTGTATGCATCAGAGTATATcaatg gTAATGGTTATTATCTTAATGGaccaaaaaaaaccaaaagaaTAAcagatggaaaaaaatataaaagttttaatactgAGAATGAAAATGAAACTGAAAACGATCaagaaagtattattaaatatgaagaaGGGCTTGATATGCcagttgaaataattattgtttcgcTGTGGTATTGGTGGAaagaagtattatttataagtgttataacAGCCATTTTGATAAACATCTTTATTCCATCTCGCATAGCTcgaataattacttttattcgcAATCATTCT aaaaaaaatgaagatgatgaaaaaattgtagaactaattgaaaataaagttgATTGTGGTAAAGACTCTGGTGTTGAATTGTcattaaatagtattgttcaaaaacaattacatCCAATAGTAGAGTTTAAATCACGATATCTACAAGATTTTGAACCAATCCACTGTTTAGGAAAAGGAGGTTTTGGAATAGTATTTGAAGCtcgaaataaaatagatgACTGCCACTATGCTATTAAAAGGATACCTTTACCATCACA agAAGAATCTAGAAATCGTGTACTTCGTGAGGTTAAAGCATTAGCAAAGTTGGATCATCAATATATTGTTCGGTATTTTAATACTTGGCTTGAAGAACCTCCTAGTGGCTGGCAAGAAAAACATGATGATGATTGGTTAAAAAATTCtgg tgataTGGACATGAGTAGcaatataacaactagtgaAAAACAAGTTACTAATCTTTGTCCAAATAAGCATCATGTTCGTACAAAAAGCTTGTCAACAATGATAACATTTCCAGAAAGCAGTGAAGAATTAtctgacattttaaataacccTCATGCATTACGatcatataatgataaaagtgATTcctcttttattatttttgatagtcAAACAactgacaataataaaaaagattgcATATTAGATATAAGTTCAGACAACTTAACTAAAGGTAGTAAACGACGGAGATATAAATCTGAGTGTGATACAAGAAGTAATGTCCATAGTGAACGAAAAACAACAAGACATTACTTGTACATACAAATGCAACTTtgtcataaaaatagtttaagggAATGGTTGAaagataatactaaaaatagagacatgaagtatattttaaatatttttagtcaaaTTATACTAGCTGTTGAATATGTCCATTTGCAAGGATTAATACATCGAGATTTAAAA cctTCAAATATATTCTTCTCATTAGATGGCCAAATCAAAATTGGTGATTTTGGTTTAGTTACAGAAATGATAGAATCTGACGAAGGGATgacattatttgataataaaaaaaaatggttaaatgAACAACACACTGATCGTGTTGGTACACAATTGTATATGAGTCCAGAACAG ataTCTGGAaagtcatataattataaagtagaTATATATTCTCTTggagttatattttttgaattgctCAATCCTTTTACTACTGAAATGGAAAGGTACCAAACATTAACTCAacttagaaattatatatttcctccacaatttttgaaaacgtttaaaaatgaa tatgatTTGTTGTGCTTAATGTTATCACCAGATCCAACATTACGTCCAACTACATTTGGTATTAGAGCTAGATTACCGTTAAGTACTCCTGATTCAAATTTAGATCCTATATTAACTGATAGCACTTATGAGTTTGAACTACACAACAGAAAAAGTAGtgctattaaagtattaaaaaactaa